The Leifsonia williamsii genome includes a region encoding these proteins:
- a CDS encoding MMPL family transporter: protein MTGTSTTQSSAPPRWLRIVVPTVLLLVWLAVAGIGGPTFGKLSGVSSNDQASFLPASAESTEVQEWQKRFTDAEAVPAIVVVESDDTIPTSSLRDYAALGEKLGQVEGVQAAPSGESTSVAGPIPSEDGKALEFIVPVADTENAKTVVADLRTVVADELPDGTTGWVTGLAGLTADLVNAFGGIDGILLLVAVAAVFVILLLVYRALLLPFLVLITSIFALCAAILFVYLFALWGWISLSGQSQGILSILVIGAATDYSLLLVARYREALEQVESRWTAVLRAWRSAFEPIVASGATVILALLCLLFSDLNSNKSLGPIAAIGIVFSLLAALTLLPALLAVFGRAAFWPFRPLYQADHTRRHSHENGQRLAGLEGVRGIWLRVGRLIASRPRITWLVSFVLLAACALGLTQLKANGVAQTDVILSQSDAVDGQAVLAKHFDAGSGSPVLIVARESDGQEVLDRAEQTDGIATASFYSGDARPQQGGPAPEPVVRDGKVLIQATLEAEPDSEAAEKVVRELRATLPSTDPDVLVGGVTAVALDTNDTAQSDLLKIIPIVLAVILLILMLLLRSIVAPVLLIGSVVLSYAAALGVSALVFNGIFHFPGADASVPLFGFVFLVALGVDYNIFLMTRVREESLRIGTRPGILRGLGLTGSVITSAGIVLAATFAALAVIPILFLVQIAFIVAFGVLLDTVLVRSLLVPALSYDIGRAIWWPSKLWRTDAHRGRAEVAERPEEPAPPTAVQHAEVAD from the coding sequence ATGACCGGGACCAGCACGACGCAGTCGTCCGCCCCGCCGCGCTGGCTGCGCATCGTGGTGCCGACGGTACTGCTGCTGGTCTGGCTGGCCGTAGCGGGAATCGGCGGCCCGACGTTCGGCAAGCTGTCCGGGGTGTCGAGCAACGACCAGGCGTCGTTCCTCCCTGCGAGCGCCGAGTCGACCGAGGTGCAGGAGTGGCAGAAGCGCTTCACCGACGCCGAAGCCGTCCCCGCCATCGTCGTCGTGGAGTCCGACGACACCATCCCGACGTCCTCCCTCCGCGACTACGCGGCGCTCGGTGAGAAGCTCGGGCAGGTGGAGGGTGTCCAGGCAGCACCGAGCGGCGAGAGCACCAGCGTGGCCGGCCCCATCCCCTCCGAGGACGGCAAAGCACTCGAGTTCATCGTGCCGGTGGCCGACACCGAGAACGCGAAGACCGTCGTCGCCGACCTCCGCACTGTGGTCGCGGACGAGCTGCCCGACGGCACGACAGGGTGGGTCACCGGTCTGGCGGGCCTCACCGCCGATCTGGTCAACGCGTTCGGCGGCATCGACGGCATCCTGCTGCTGGTGGCGGTCGCCGCGGTGTTCGTCATCCTCCTGCTCGTCTACCGCGCGCTGCTGCTGCCGTTCCTGGTGCTCATCACCTCGATCTTCGCCCTGTGCGCGGCCATCCTGTTCGTCTACCTGTTCGCGCTGTGGGGCTGGATCAGCCTGAGCGGGCAGAGCCAGGGCATCCTGTCGATCCTCGTGATCGGGGCCGCGACCGACTACTCCCTGCTGCTCGTCGCCCGCTACCGGGAGGCGCTGGAGCAGGTGGAGTCGCGCTGGACCGCCGTTCTGCGGGCCTGGCGCTCGGCGTTCGAGCCGATCGTCGCTTCGGGCGCGACCGTCATCCTGGCGTTGCTGTGCCTGCTGTTCTCCGACCTCAACTCCAACAAGAGCCTCGGGCCCATCGCGGCCATCGGGATCGTGTTCTCGCTGCTGGCGGCCCTCACGCTCCTGCCCGCGCTGCTCGCGGTGTTCGGCCGGGCGGCCTTCTGGCCGTTCCGCCCGCTCTACCAGGCCGATCACACGCGCCGGCACTCGCACGAGAATGGCCAGCGCCTGGCCGGGCTGGAGGGGGTGCGCGGCATCTGGCTGCGCGTCGGCCGGTTGATCGCCTCCCGGCCCCGCATCACGTGGCTCGTGTCGTTCGTCCTGCTGGCGGCGTGCGCCCTCGGCCTCACCCAGTTGAAGGCCAACGGCGTGGCGCAGACCGACGTCATCCTGTCGCAGTCCGACGCCGTCGACGGCCAGGCGGTGCTCGCGAAGCACTTCGACGCCGGGTCCGGCTCGCCCGTGCTCATCGTGGCACGCGAGTCCGACGGTCAGGAGGTGCTCGACCGCGCCGAGCAGACCGACGGCATCGCAACGGCCTCCTTCTACAGCGGCGACGCGCGCCCGCAGCAGGGCGGCCCGGCGCCGGAGCCCGTGGTGAGGGACGGCAAGGTGCTGATCCAGGCGACCCTGGAGGCAGAGCCCGATTCCGAAGCGGCCGAGAAGGTGGTCCGCGAGCTGCGTGCGACCCTCCCGAGCACCGATCCCGACGTCCTCGTCGGAGGCGTGACCGCCGTCGCCCTCGACACCAACGACACCGCGCAGAGCGACCTGCTCAAGATCATCCCGATCGTGCTCGCGGTCATCCTGCTGATCCTGATGCTGCTGCTGCGCTCGATCGTCGCGCCCGTGCTGCTGATCGGCAGCGTCGTGCTGTCGTACGCCGCTGCGCTGGGCGTGTCCGCGCTCGTCTTCAACGGGATCTTCCACTTCCCGGGCGCCGACGCGTCCGTCCCGCTGTTCGGGTTCGTGTTCCTCGTCGCGCTCGGGGTCGACTACAACATCTTCCTGATGACGAGGGTGCGCGAGGAGTCGCTGCGCATCGGCACGCGACCGGGCATCCTGCGCGGGCTCGGCCTCACCGGAAGCGTGATCACCTCGGCCGGCATCGTGCTCGCCGCGACGTTCGCGGCGCTCGCGGTCATCCCGATCCTGTTCCTCGTGCAGATCGCGTTCATCGTCGCCTTCGGCGTACTCCTCGACACCGTCCTGGTGCGCTCGCTGCTGGTGCCGGCACTGTCGTACGACATCGGGCGGGCGATCTGGTGGCCGTCGAAGCTGTGGCGGACCGATGCCCATCGCGGGCGCGCCGAGGTCGCGGAGCGCCCCGAGGAGCCGGCCCCTCCGACGGCGGTGCAGCACGCGGAGGTCGCGGACTAG
- a CDS encoding D-alanyl-D-alanine carboxypeptidase/D-alanyl-D-alanine-endopeptidase, giving the protein MHESDLPDSGAPADPTPTRSSRRVDARAGSRFSVAGAMAAIRSHPKAWIAAGAAAAFVVLGSGTVALGATVGAPAASAAGAPTSSATASASPKASPTPTPTPTTAPARPVPAAQPAATRIRTCSVAGLAQDGRLGSLHAQVLNAKTGEVLFDRNGTAAGATASVLKTLTSAAALATLGGDHRVQTTVVAGSTPGQIVLVGGGDVTLSRLPGGQGAFYTGAPSIQDLATQAKQAMGGQPITSIVVDTSLFGGPVWQPSWDEREERVVEGSTPYMTALMVDGDRDDPGAVESPRSTDPVARAVQYFQQYLGTNVPVTQGTAPAGAKPLASVQSQPVSTLIEQAMKYSDNTIMEELARLVAIKGGAGNTFDAENAGVLAGLAAYGIDTTGIHIADGSGLSGDNAVPPSYLTRLFVKVLNRENGLGIVYDGLPVSGQSGTLASGYNRFTGDNSVARGAVHAKTGWINNGYTLSGIVDAADGTPLTFAVFALGDVSDNAKQAIDTLVTGFYKCGDNLTNG; this is encoded by the coding sequence ATGCACGAATCGGACCTGCCCGACTCCGGCGCGCCTGCGGACCCGACCCCGACCCGGTCGAGCCGCCGCGTCGACGCCCGCGCCGGCAGCCGCTTCTCCGTGGCCGGCGCGATGGCCGCCATCCGCTCGCACCCCAAGGCGTGGATCGCGGCCGGGGCCGCCGCCGCGTTCGTCGTGCTCGGCTCGGGCACGGTCGCCCTGGGCGCCACGGTCGGCGCCCCGGCGGCCTCCGCCGCGGGCGCTCCGACCTCCTCCGCCACCGCCTCGGCCTCCCCGAAGGCGAGCCCGACTCCCACACCGACGCCTACCACCGCGCCCGCGCGCCCGGTGCCTGCTGCTCAGCCGGCCGCCACGCGCATCCGCACCTGTTCGGTGGCGGGGCTCGCGCAGGACGGCCGTCTCGGCTCGCTGCACGCCCAGGTCCTGAACGCCAAGACGGGCGAGGTGCTGTTCGACCGCAACGGCACCGCGGCCGGCGCCACCGCCTCCGTGCTCAAGACGCTGACCTCGGCCGCCGCGCTGGCGACCCTCGGCGGCGACCACCGCGTGCAGACCACAGTGGTCGCCGGCAGCACGCCGGGCCAGATCGTGCTCGTCGGCGGCGGCGACGTGACGCTGTCGCGGCTGCCGGGCGGCCAGGGCGCGTTCTACACGGGCGCCCCCTCCATCCAGGATCTCGCCACCCAGGCGAAGCAGGCGATGGGCGGCCAGCCGATCACCTCCATCGTGGTCGACACCTCGCTGTTCGGCGGCCCGGTCTGGCAGCCGAGCTGGGACGAGCGCGAGGAGCGCGTGGTCGAGGGCTCGACCCCCTACATGACCGCCCTGATGGTCGACGGCGACCGCGACGACCCGGGCGCCGTGGAATCGCCGCGCAGCACCGACCCGGTGGCGCGCGCCGTGCAGTACTTCCAGCAGTACCTCGGGACGAACGTTCCGGTCACCCAGGGCACCGCTCCCGCCGGGGCGAAGCCGCTCGCGTCGGTGCAATCGCAGCCGGTCAGCACGCTCATCGAGCAGGCGATGAAGTACTCCGACAACACGATCATGGAGGAGCTGGCCCGCCTGGTCGCGATCAAGGGCGGCGCCGGCAACACCTTCGACGCCGAGAACGCGGGTGTGCTCGCCGGTCTCGCGGCGTACGGCATCGACACCACCGGGATTCACATCGCCGACGGCTCAGGCCTGAGCGGCGACAACGCCGTGCCGCCGTCGTACCTGACGCGGCTGTTCGTCAAGGTGCTCAACCGCGAGAACGGGCTCGGCATCGTCTACGACGGCCTCCCCGTCTCCGGCCAGTCCGGCACGCTCGCGTCGGGGTACAACCGCTTCACCGGCGACAACTCCGTCGCGCGCGGGGCCGTCCACGCGAAGACCGGCTGGATCAACAACGGCTACACGCTGTCGGGGATCGTCGACGCGGCCGACGGCACCCCGCTGACCTTCGCCGTCTTCGCCCTCGGCGACGTCAGCGACAACGCCAAGCAGGCGATCGACACGCTCGTCACCGGCTTCTACAAGTGCGGCGACAACCTGACCAACGGCTGA
- a CDS encoding PQQ-binding-like beta-propeller repeat protein, with amino-acid sequence MSTAEFDPTRSAAIRQLLLDTVAEAPRRERRTRFAIIGALTGAALAIAGGTAALALTGVLHFGAPEPGPAPLPTPTQTSTGAPTPTPSPTPTRDARPLRVTTDPIRPHDVTTVATDPGWGIDLPGTDESCEQRTAYDIADGYALFQIGSKVIGDRADDCTLPDDHLALTMVDTHTGTVLWTREWRWESDVPGGTDTHVALLGTTGRALIVSPRSSSGPHDVIDLSTGSTIASAAFGTAGLPAQQVVPVGGDSGDVLVALPPDPGAGFPEARLLRADPRDASHAVWTRSLGLSAWLQSPRYNATGVVPISWRTAEGDAGHFNGVLDVDTGAVVQGAAYDSAWLTENAALRTSQPDPNGTVQLSGIDRAGSALWTDVLPAGSDIREIRTLSARPGSPVGTTVGSDLVAAVSGGGLLVFDALDGRLRWNVALDRCAPATAGQSYPDVFLDEQRNAIVLGYGGGRTCSFDAASGAPAPVPDTPMSADGPMPLRGWSEDYAVPDWTADGTGAAYDRATGARLWQTPTEKQERWYFAGGVLIRERGRHIEPLG; translated from the coding sequence ATGAGCACCGCGGAATTCGACCCCACCCGCAGCGCAGCCATCAGGCAGCTGCTGCTCGACACCGTCGCCGAGGCCCCGCGGCGGGAGCGCCGCACCCGCTTCGCGATCATCGGGGCGCTCACGGGCGCCGCGCTCGCCATCGCCGGAGGAACGGCCGCGCTGGCCCTGACCGGTGTGCTGCACTTCGGCGCACCCGAGCCGGGACCCGCTCCTCTGCCGACGCCGACGCAGACGTCGACAGGGGCGCCGACGCCGACACCGTCCCCCACGCCGACGCGCGATGCACGTCCGTTGCGGGTCACAACGGACCCGATCCGCCCGCACGACGTGACCACGGTCGCGACGGATCCGGGATGGGGGATCGACCTCCCTGGCACCGACGAGAGCTGCGAACAGCGCACCGCGTACGACATCGCGGACGGCTACGCCCTGTTCCAGATCGGCTCCAAGGTGATCGGGGATCGGGCGGACGACTGCACCCTCCCTGACGACCATCTGGCGCTGACGATGGTCGACACGCACACCGGCACGGTGCTGTGGACGCGCGAATGGAGGTGGGAGTCCGATGTGCCGGGTGGGACCGACACCCACGTGGCGCTTCTCGGCACCACCGGGCGCGCACTGATCGTGTCGCCGCGCTCCTCGAGCGGACCGCACGACGTGATCGACCTGAGCACCGGCAGCACCATCGCATCCGCGGCGTTCGGAACGGCCGGCCTGCCGGCGCAACAGGTGGTCCCCGTCGGAGGGGACTCCGGTGACGTGCTGGTCGCCCTTCCCCCGGACCCTGGTGCCGGCTTCCCGGAAGCGCGGCTGCTTCGCGCGGACCCGCGGGATGCGTCGCACGCGGTCTGGACGCGGTCCCTCGGCCTGTCCGCGTGGCTCCAGAGCCCCCGGTACAACGCCACCGGGGTCGTCCCGATCAGCTGGCGCACGGCCGAGGGCGACGCCGGCCACTTCAACGGCGTCCTGGACGTCGATACCGGCGCGGTGGTCCAGGGGGCGGCATACGACTCCGCCTGGCTCACCGAGAACGCCGCGCTGCGCACCTCGCAACCGGACCCGAACGGCACGGTGCAGCTGTCCGGGATCGACCGGGCGGGCTCGGCGCTGTGGACGGACGTCCTCCCGGCCGGATCGGACATCCGCGAGATCCGCACCCTGTCGGCGCGGCCAGGGAGCCCGGTCGGGACCACGGTCGGATCCGACCTGGTGGCCGCCGTCTCAGGCGGTGGACTCCTGGTCTTCGACGCGCTCGACGGCCGACTGCGCTGGAACGTCGCTCTGGATCGCTGCGCACCGGCGACGGCCGGGCAGTCCTACCCGGACGTGTTCCTCGACGAGCAGCGGAACGCGATCGTTCTCGGCTACGGGGGCGGCCGGACCTGCAGCTTCGACGCGGCCTCCGGCGCCCCGGCTCCCGTTCCCGACACGCCGATGTCCGCAGACGGTCCGATGCCGCTTCGCGGATGGTCCGAGGACTACGCCGTGCCGGACTGGACGGCGGACGGGACAGGGGCCGCCTACGACCGCGCGACCGGCGCGCGGCTCTGGCAGACGCCCACCGAGAAGCAGGAGCGCTGGTACTTCGCCGGAGGCGTGCTCATCCGCGAGCGCGGCCGCCACATCGAGCCGCTCGGCTGA
- a CDS encoding RNA polymerase sigma factor, whose protein sequence is MDRDEFDEAAAWSAARGGDGPAFASLFDLHRDRVFGHALRLLREPHDAEDVTAVVFLEAWRRRETVRVVDGSIIGWLLVTTNYTIRNHTRSRRRYRAALGRLPQPAPQDDHAPRVDAALDDEGRSRVVRDAFARLPQRDQDVITLCVLEELSTAQAAEALGVPEGTVKSRLSRAKQRLAALTGPAAAPDSDTDQAILEGGAR, encoded by the coding sequence ATGGACAGGGATGAGTTCGACGAGGCCGCGGCCTGGTCGGCGGCACGCGGCGGGGACGGGCCCGCGTTCGCGTCGCTGTTCGACCTCCACCGCGACCGCGTCTTCGGCCACGCGCTGAGACTGCTGCGCGAGCCGCACGACGCCGAGGACGTGACCGCGGTCGTGTTCCTCGAGGCGTGGCGCAGGCGCGAGACCGTGCGGGTGGTCGACGGCTCGATCATCGGCTGGCTGCTGGTGACGACCAACTACACGATCCGCAACCACACGCGCAGCCGCCGCCGCTACCGCGCGGCGCTCGGCCGGCTGCCGCAGCCTGCGCCGCAGGACGACCACGCTCCCCGCGTCGACGCCGCCCTCGACGACGAAGGGAGGTCGCGCGTCGTCCGCGACGCCTTCGCCCGGCTCCCGCAGCGCGACCAGGACGTCATCACCCTCTGCGTGCTGGAGGAGCTCAGCACGGCACAGGCGGCGGAGGCGCTCGGCGTGCCGGAAGGGACCGTCAAGTCCCGCCTCTCGCGCGCCAAGCAGCGGCTGGCCGCCCTCACCGGCCCGGCCGCCGCCCCCGACTCCGATACCGACCAGGCGATCCTCGAAGGAGGTGCACGATGA
- a CDS encoding alpha/beta hydrolase: MTTRSGRPALRRHAVRTAAAAVVAVVALTLTGCVTWFIPPKAATTSTPVKEQVAEDLQPFYSQVLTWKSCSGGMQCTTAKAPRDWADPSAGEVELALVRQPAKGTKQGSLLVNPGGPGGSGFDFVADSVDYATDSTLQDHFDIVGFDPRGVGRSSAVKCYDAKQMDDYLYGITPGVRGSDAWIAENTKISKDFGAACDTNTGALLGKVDTVSAAHDLDLLRAVLGDTKLNYLGYSYGTYLGAVYAELYPDKTGRLVLDGALDPAASNFDVTKVQAQGFESALRAYLGDCLQQKDCPFDGTVENGMATISSLLASVEKSPIRNSDGRELGANTLVTAIIYPLYDATAWSYLSDMFSSVMKGSAATAFTLADAYNNRKSDGTYGDNSTEAFLAINCLDYTYDDAPAVMRQQAAELAKAAPVIGPYMSYGDIGCANWPFTSTVKRGPIAAEGSAPILVVGTTNDPATPYVWAKNLSSELQNGHLLTYKGEGHTAYNKSNSCVNNAVDDFLVSAKLPAEGKTC; encoded by the coding sequence GTGACCACCCGATCGGGCCGGCCGGCCCTGCGCCGGCACGCCGTGCGCACCGCGGCGGCGGCCGTCGTCGCCGTCGTCGCGCTCACGCTGACCGGATGCGTCACCTGGTTCATCCCACCCAAGGCGGCCACGACCTCCACCCCCGTGAAGGAGCAGGTCGCCGAGGACCTGCAGCCGTTCTACAGCCAGGTGCTCACCTGGAAGAGCTGCTCGGGCGGCATGCAGTGCACGACCGCGAAGGCGCCGCGCGACTGGGCCGACCCCTCCGCAGGCGAAGTCGAGCTGGCGCTCGTCCGGCAGCCGGCCAAGGGCACGAAGCAGGGCTCCCTGCTGGTGAACCCGGGCGGCCCCGGCGGCTCCGGCTTCGATTTCGTCGCCGACTCGGTGGACTACGCGACCGACAGCACGCTGCAGGACCACTTCGACATCGTCGGCTTCGACCCCCGCGGCGTCGGCCGCTCGAGCGCGGTGAAGTGCTACGACGCGAAGCAGATGGACGACTACCTCTACGGGATCACGCCCGGTGTGCGCGGCTCCGACGCGTGGATCGCCGAGAACACGAAGATCTCGAAGGACTTCGGCGCCGCCTGCGACACGAACACGGGCGCCCTGCTGGGCAAGGTCGACACGGTGAGCGCCGCGCATGACCTCGACCTGCTGCGCGCCGTGCTCGGCGACACCAAGCTGAACTACCTCGGCTACTCGTACGGCACCTACCTCGGCGCCGTCTACGCCGAGCTCTACCCGGACAAGACCGGCCGACTGGTGCTCGATGGCGCGCTCGACCCCGCCGCCAGCAACTTCGACGTGACGAAGGTGCAGGCCCAGGGCTTCGAGAGCGCGCTGCGCGCCTACCTGGGCGACTGCCTGCAGCAGAAGGACTGCCCGTTCGACGGGACGGTGGAGAACGGGATGGCGACCATCTCGTCGCTGCTGGCCTCGGTCGAGAAGAGCCCGATCCGCAACTCCGACGGCCGGGAGCTGGGTGCGAACACCCTGGTGACAGCGATCATCTACCCGCTCTACGACGCGACCGCGTGGTCGTACCTGAGCGACATGTTCAGCTCGGTCATGAAGGGCAGCGCGGCCACCGCGTTCACGCTGGCCGACGCGTACAACAACCGCAAGAGCGACGGCACCTACGGCGACAACTCGACGGAGGCGTTCCTCGCGATCAACTGCCTCGACTACACGTACGACGACGCACCGGCGGTCATGCGCCAGCAGGCGGCGGAGCTCGCCAAGGCGGCGCCCGTGATCGGCCCGTACATGTCGTACGGCGACATCGGCTGCGCCAACTGGCCGTTCACCTCCACGGTGAAGCGCGGTCCGATCGCCGCGGAGGGTTCTGCCCCGATCCTCGTGGTCGGCACCACCAACGACCCGGCGACGCCGTACGTCTGGGCGAAGAACCTCTCCAGCGAACTGCAGAACGGCCACCTCCTCACCTACAAGGGGGAGGGGCACACCGCGTACAACAAGTCGAACTCCTGCGTGAACAACGCCGTCGACGACTTCCTCGTCAGTGCGAAGCTGCCCGCAGAGGGCAAGACCTGCTGA
- a CDS encoding alpha/beta fold hydrolase — translation MALSETNDGRAVHLHRDRHPGADPVLLVHGFATTGALTWEATGWVEALAAGGRGALVPDLRGHGRSDKPHDPAAYSPDLLAADLLAMLDEEGLAAVDVIAYSMGSWVALALARLAPDRVRRLVVGGIGTVEQFGRWGVSAVQASVRGDVVMPEAESPIAPLVASLRRAPDVDREALAACVAGMATHPLPLGPTVPALLVAGDADPVAEDADVAAGILGAELVLLPRRNHVTALSARGFKQAALPFLGIPAAGSR, via the coding sequence ATGGCGCTCAGCGAGACGAACGACGGCCGGGCCGTGCACCTCCATCGCGATCGTCACCCCGGCGCGGACCCCGTCCTGCTGGTGCACGGCTTCGCCACGACCGGAGCCCTCACCTGGGAGGCGACCGGCTGGGTGGAGGCGCTCGCAGCGGGAGGCCGAGGGGCACTCGTCCCCGACCTCCGCGGCCATGGACGCAGCGACAAGCCGCACGACCCCGCCGCGTACTCGCCGGACCTGCTCGCCGCAGACCTGCTCGCGATGCTCGACGAGGAGGGGCTCGCCGCCGTCGACGTGATCGCCTACTCCATGGGGAGCTGGGTCGCGCTGGCGCTCGCACGGCTCGCTCCCGACCGGGTGCGCCGGCTCGTCGTCGGCGGCATCGGCACCGTCGAGCAGTTCGGCCGCTGGGGCGTCTCGGCCGTGCAGGCGTCGGTCCGCGGCGACGTCGTCATGCCGGAGGCCGAGTCCCCGATCGCCCCGCTCGTCGCGTCGCTCCGCCGGGCCCCCGACGTCGACAGGGAGGCGCTGGCGGCGTGCGTCGCCGGCATGGCGACGCACCCGCTCCCGCTCGGCCCGACGGTGCCCGCCCTGCTGGTGGCCGGAGACGCGGACCCGGTCGCCGAGGACGCCGACGTCGCCGCCGGCATCCTCGGCGCCGAGCTCGTGCTGCTGCCGCGGCGCAACCACGTCACGGCGCTCAGCGCGCGGGGGTTCAAGCAGGCGGCGCTCCCGTTCCTCGGCATTCCGGCTGCCGGTAGCCGATAG
- a CDS encoding TetR family transcriptional regulator, translated as MTVVEGELGLRERKRIATRRAIQLAALQLATERGFDRVTIDEISHAANVSPRTFFNYFPSKESAIIGELPELPDEASIERFIDAGPEEPILDGLSTLLIAAIDGGELGDASPPEQQSATMQEMHLLRRALLKDNPELFAQRMATMHKFEDALSAVVQRRLAHDDPALASDQETLHQRARLVTYVAFAGMRHAWSCWADHGGVESLAERLRSSFDQLQALGAHVR; from the coding sequence GTGACGGTGGTGGAGGGCGAACTCGGTCTGCGCGAGCGCAAGCGGATCGCGACGCGGCGGGCGATCCAGCTGGCGGCGCTGCAGCTGGCGACCGAGCGCGGCTTCGACCGCGTGACGATCGACGAGATCAGTCACGCCGCGAACGTGTCGCCGCGCACCTTCTTCAACTACTTCCCGTCGAAGGAGTCGGCCATCATCGGTGAGCTGCCGGAGCTCCCCGACGAGGCGAGCATCGAGCGCTTCATCGACGCCGGGCCGGAGGAGCCGATCCTCGACGGCCTGAGCACCCTGCTCATCGCGGCCATCGACGGCGGCGAGCTGGGGGACGCCTCGCCGCCCGAGCAGCAGTCCGCGACGATGCAGGAGATGCACCTCCTGCGCCGTGCCCTGCTCAAGGACAACCCCGAGCTCTTCGCGCAGCGCATGGCGACGATGCACAAATTCGAGGACGCCCTGAGTGCCGTGGTGCAGCGCCGCCTCGCCCACGACGACCCGGCGCTCGCCTCCGACCAGGAGACCCTGCACCAGCGCGCCCGCCTGGTCACCTACGTGGCCTTCGCCGGGATGCGCCACGCCTGGTCGTGCTGGGCCGACCACGGCGGGGTGGAGTCGCTCGCGGAGCGGCTGCGCAGCTCGTTCGACCAGCTGCAGGCCCTCGGCGCCCACGTACGCTGA
- a CDS encoding isochorismatase family protein: MTRALFIIDVQNDFTEGGALGVDGGAAVAAAISAFLGAHAADYSVILASRDWHDADNDNGGHFAAEPDYIDSWPAHCVAGTPGADYHPALDTSRVTYHVRKGQGVPAYSIFEGRTDAGSTVHNLLDEHGIDAVDVVGIATDHCVRASALDALEHGQRVRVLTDLVAGVAPTTSEAALAELAHAGAELALSDGSATEI; this comes from the coding sequence GTGACCAGGGCACTGTTCATCATCGACGTGCAGAACGACTTCACCGAGGGAGGCGCGCTCGGGGTCGACGGGGGAGCGGCGGTCGCCGCAGCGATCTCCGCCTTCCTGGGCGCGCATGCCGCCGACTACTCGGTGATCCTCGCGAGCCGGGACTGGCACGACGCCGACAACGACAACGGCGGCCACTTCGCCGCCGAGCCGGACTACATCGACTCCTGGCCGGCCCACTGCGTCGCCGGAACCCCGGGCGCCGACTATCACCCGGCGCTCGACACCTCTCGTGTGACCTACCACGTGCGGAAGGGCCAGGGCGTGCCCGCCTACTCGATCTTCGAGGGGCGTACGGACGCGGGGTCGACCGTGCACAACCTCCTGGACGAGCACGGTATCGACGCGGTGGATGTCGTCGGCATCGCGACCGACCACTGCGTGCGCGCATCGGCCCTGGACGCCCTGGAGCATGGGCAGCGGGTGCGGGTGCTTACCGATCTGGTCGCGGGTGTGGCGCCGACCACGTCCGAGGCGGCGCTCGCCGAACTGGCGCATGCCGGTGCGGAGCTCGCACTCAGCGACGGCTCCGCCACTGAAATCTGA